The window AAGAATGGTAAAGAGAGATCTTATAGCTTTTATTGTTTTAATTTTAGTCTTGATTGTTATAAATTTATTCAAGTAAACCTTCTATTTCTTCTTGAATAGACTGCACATCCAAACCACAAATTTCTTGCAACTCTTCAACAGTTCCGTGTTCAATAAAAGTATCAGGAACACCCAATAATTTTATAGTGTTAGAATAGTTGTTCTCTGAAGCAAATTCTAAAATTCCAGAACCAAACCCACCTTTTATTGTGCCGTCTTCAACAGTAAGTATTGTTTTATGGTTTTTGAAAATAGTATGCAATAATTTTACATCTAAAGGCTTAATAAAACGCATATCATAATGAGATGATTCAGTGCTGTTATCAAGCTTTAAAAGAGCTTTAGAAACGCTGTTAGCGATGGTCCCAATAGACAAAATAGCAACATTTCCCCCTTCTTTTAAACAAACTCCTTTTCCAATTTCAATTTCTTCAAACGGAAGTTGCCAATTTTCAATCTCGCCATAACCACGTGGATATCGAATTGCAATAGGCTGTTTTAAGCCAGTTTGAGCAGTAAAAAGTATATTACGCAATTCAATTTCGTTTCTAGGCGCAAAAACTATTAAGTTAGGAATACAACGTAAATATGCAATATCAAAAACACCATGATGTGTTGCCCCATCTTGCCCAACCAAACCAGATCTGTCTAAACAGAAAATTACAGGTAAATTTTGTAAGGCAACATCATGTATAATCTGGTCGTAAGCACGCTGTAAAAAAGTAGAATATACATTACAAAACGGAACTAAACCTTGTGTTGCCATTCCTGCAGAAAGTGTTACTGCGTGTTGTTCTGCAATACCAACATCAAAAGTTCTGTTTGGAAATTCTTGCAGCATTAATTTTAGCGAACTACCTGTTAACATGGCGGGTGTAATACCAACAATTTTATCGTTTTGTTTTGCTAATTCAACAATTGTTTTTCCAAAAACATCTTGATATTTAGTAAATTCACTTACAGCTTTAGGCAAAACATCACCAGAAATTTTATCGAATTTTCCTGGAGCGTGATACGTAACTTGGTCTTTTTCCGCTTGCGGTAAACCTTTTCCTTTTGTAGTAATTATATGTAAAAACTTTGGGCCTTTAACTGATTTTAATCGTGTTAATTCAGCAATTAATTCATCAAAATTATGACCATCAATTGGGCCTGAATAATCAAAATTTAAAGCTTTTATAATATTATTTTGAACTGCTAATCTTTTATCGGTTTTAACTTTTGTTAAATATTCTTTTAACGCACCAACTGATGGATCAATTCCAATAGCATTATCATTTAAAATAATTAACAAGTTTGCATCACTTACTCCTGCATGATTTAAGGCTTCAAAAGCCATTCCACTAGCAATAGAAGCATCTCCAATAACTGCAATATGTTGTTTTTTTATTTCTCCTTTTAAGGCGGAAGCAATTGCCATACCTAAGGTTGCAGAAATTGAGGTAGATGAATGTCCAACGCCAAAAGCATCATATTCACTTTCACTTCTGTTAGGAAAACCTGCAATACCATTTAATTGTCTGTTTGTATGAAAAACGTCTTTTCTTCCTGTTAAAATTTTATGTCCGTACGCTTGATGACCAACATCCCAAACTAATAAATCTCTTGGTGTGTTAAATAAATAATGTAGTGCAATCGTCAATTCCACAACACCTAAACTAGCTCCTAAATGACCTTCTTTTGTAGCAACAATATCAATTATAAATGCACGTAATTCTCTTGCCAATTCTGGCAATTGTTCCGGTTGTAACTTGCGTACATCCAAAGGAAAAGAAATAGTATTTAATAAGTTCTTCATTTGAAAAACAAAAGTACAACTTCAAATTTAGTTTTCTGTCATTCCTGTGAAAACAGGAATCTTGTAATATTTAGAACTAATTTACATTGAGATTCCTGCCTACGCAGGAATGACAGCCTTTTTAAATGTACCTTTTTAGATAATTTGTTTACATTTACGGCATTATGATACAACCTTTTGACGATACTTATTTTATGAAAAAAGCCTATCAAGAAGCAGAAGTTGCTTTTGATAAAGGTGAAGTTCCTGTGGGTGCTATTGTGGTTTTTAAAGATCAAATTATTGCAAGAGCCCATAATCTTACAGAAACATTAACGGATGTTACAGCACACGCAGAAATGCAAGCTTTTACTGCTGCGGCAGATTTTTTAGGCGGAAAATATTTAAAAGATTGCACCTTGTATGTAACTTTAGAACCTTGCCAAATGTGTGCAGGTGCAAGTTATTGGACCCAAATTGGTAAAATTGTGTATGGCGCTTCTGAGCCAGAACGTGGTTTTAAGATTTTAGGAACAACTCTTCATCCAAAGACAAAAGTAGTTTCCGGTATTTTAGAGAATGAATGTTCTCAATTATTAAAACGATTTTTTATAGAAAAACGAAATTTAAATTAATACAAAAAGCCAACTATTTAGTTGGCTTTTTTGTTTATAAAAGAGGAAGTTTAGTTTCCAGTAACTTTTATATTATCAATTTGAAAAGTTGTGGTAACGCCGCCATCTGCTCCTAAATATTTAAAAGCTACATGAACATTACCTGACAAACAAGAAATATTCAAATCTCCAGAATTTGTATTATTAGCTTGATAATCATTTGAAGGACCATCGGCAAGTTCTGCATCTAATTGTACCCAAGTTGCCGTAGTTACATCTCCTGTAAAATCTGAGGAAATCCACACAGACAATGCAGCGCCATTGTTATAACCCGTTCTTGTGTCGAATGATAATATTTCATCTGTAGAAGCGTCTAGATTAATACTTGGCGTTACCAACCAAACTTCCATAGGATCTTCGCCAGAATTATAAGCAGATATTTCTGCATATTTATTCCCGCTTCGGGTTCTTACATTGTACGAATTACTTCCGCCGTTAATATTAATATTTGTCCAACCTGCACTTGATAAAGCTGAAGTAGAAGAGATACCATCAAAATTTTCATCATAAACAGTGGTAGTTCCATTAGAATTTACTGTTCCACATTCTAAAACCGGTGGATCACATCTATCAGGATTTGAAAAATCTAAATCGGCAGGTGAAGAAGCAATTAATACAAATAATTCTGCTCTATAATCTTTAGATAAAATTGCGGTAGCTTTTCCTTTTCCAGACGGAATAGTATTGGAATTAAAACTAGCAAATGTGCTTGTTTGTAAAAATAGAGTTGCTTGAGATTCACATTCAAAAATGGTTCTAAATCCATCAAAAGTATCATTTAATTCATTTGAAAAAGTTTTCCCGAGTTGACTTTTTTCAAACTGAGCATTTTCTAATGTAACCAAGGTGTTTATATGTTTCTGCTCAATTTCTTCTAGTTTAATTGAAGTTGGATTTATCTCTTCAATTATTGATGATTTAACAACATAATCTCGATAAGTAGTTGAAGGAATATTTTCAACTTGACCTGTATGATCTATTAAACCCAAAGAGAATTTTCCAGGAACATTAGAACTTCCTGTTGCACCAAATAGATTCGGGTCAGCTTCAAATTCTCCATCATCATAACTTACAGATAATCCGTCTAGTTTAATGTATACTTTTTGTCCAAAAGAATAGGTTTCACTTAAGGTATTGCTGCTTATCATAATTTCTATTCCAGCAGTCGGATTCTCAATTTTATCTTGTACAATTAGAGTCTGATAAAAATTACCAGCAGCCGAATTAGAAACTACGTAACCGCTAATATAAGTTGGTATGTCGTTTTCTCGATAGGTGTAAATAATACTTCCGTTTAAGTTATATTCTTGAATTAAATCTGTTTGAATTTTTGAAATAGAACCATTTAAAGCTGCATTTTCTGCAATTTCGGTTTGTTCTGTTATCGTTATTTCTGGATTGGTAAAATTATCATCTTTAACACAGTTAGTAAAAGTGATTGTTAGAATTGAAAGTAGGATATATAATTTTTGAGTTTTCATTTTTGAATTTTTTAAATTGTTGAAGTCATTTTATTAAAATCTGTAATTAACATTTAAGAAATAAGTAGTTCCTCTTCCGTACCAGTATTTGTTCCCAAAAACTTGTTTGTCTAACGCTTTGTCATCTCTTAATTGTCTGTAGTTTGCATTTCTGCCTTGTTCAAATCCGCCAGATTTGTATTTGGTGTCAAAAATATTTCCAATGCTTGCAAAAAATCCAATGTACTTTTGGTCACCAATTCTCCAAGACTTTCCTCCAACAGCATTTACAATCGTGTAATCATTAAATTTTTCTTGTTGTAATAATTGCCTTGCTATGGTTTCGTCATAATCATTAAAAGGAGTTCCGCCATCATCGGCAAAGTTGCTAGTTCTTGTTAGTGGAGCAACATCAACAAACGTATTACTTAAATGATTTGCAGTTGCGCCAAAGAACCAATAATCTGGATCTCGATAATCAAAACCTACGGAATATGCGCGTTGCGGACCAACTGCTAATTTGTAATTTTTTAAGTTTGACTTTCCTAAATCTTTTCTTCCGTTAATAAATCCTGCAGATTTTGAGTCTTCATTATTTTCGGTAGTTAAATATAAATTTGGATTATTATCATAGGTATATTGACCAAAGTTTGCAGCGCCTTTTAAGGTAATTGTAGGTGTTACTTTTGCTTCAACACCAAGCTCAGCGCCAAAACGTTTTTTACTGATATCAGATAATATTTCTTGTACAAAAGCAGTGTTATCTCCACCAATTCCATCAGCAAAAAAGAAAGAAATTTCTGTTGCATCTTCTGTTTTAGCATAAAAACCTGTAAGTTTTGCTTGTACAATTGGAGTTCTTAAAATATAACTAGCATCTACAGAAAGTAGTTTTTCACTTTGTAAATTATCTACAACATTGTTATTTTCTCTAGAGTTAGAAAACGTGTTTTGTAAAGTTGGTGCTTTACTTATAAAAGCTGTGTTAAAGTCAATTAAATGTCGACCAGTAATTTTATATGTTAAACCTCCTTTTACACCAAAATTGGTAAAATTTTGTGCTGCAGATTTGCCTAAAGAGTTTTTTGAAAAGCCTCCATTTTGGAATAATCCTTCTCGTTGATGTGTAGTTTGAGAAACGTTTCCTGAAACATAATAATCTAATTTATTGTATTTAAATTGTGCTTGTGCAAAAGCATTTAACACGCTTGAAGTAAGGTTGAAGTTATATTTAAATCTATCTCCAACATCAGCAATATGTAATGGATTTAGTAAGTTATTTTGTTTTCCACTAAACGAATCTGCAAAAACATCAACATCTAAATATCCATTTCCTCCTAATAAATCTAAGACACTTGCGAAGTTTTCCGATTTTAATTGTTTGAAGTTTATAGCACCATTAAATGTAATATTGTCGGACAATTCGGTGTTAAAAATTGTGTTTACAGTAATTTGTTTATCATCATTTCTATCTTCATAAAGCACATAAGCCGAATTTGCGTTCGCATTTGCTGTATATAAATTGTTCCAGTTTATTTGTCCGTTGTTTAGAAATTCCTGTTCCATTTCATAGACATTAGAAAAACCTTCACGCAAGCCATAACTTGGTAATTTTTGATAATACGTTGGATCTGGATTTGCGCCATCTAAATCGAGAATATAAGGATCTCCATTTCCATCAACAGAATTAGAATCGAATGTACTTCCGTTATAATCTAATCGGCTATTTCCTATTTCTCCAAACTGATAAGAAATGTTTGTGTTTAGTGTAGTTTTATCGGAAATTGTCCAATAATGATTCAACATTAAAATAGGTTCTTCAATTCTTTTTAAACGCGAATTTCTTTTCTCTCCATTTTGAAAACCCCAATATGCGTTGTATTTTATGCCTCTTAAATCGAAAATTTCTTGTGTATTCGGTGACGACTTTCCTCTTTTATTTTGGGCATAAATTCCTGTAAAATTTATACTATGTTTCTCGTTAATTTTCTTTTCAACGGAAGCAAAAAATGAATTTGCATTATAAGAAGTAGCATCTACAAAACCTTCATTTCCAAACCTTCTTCCTGCAGAAAAAGTAAATGCCCAACCGTTTTTATTCACACCAGAATTATAAGAAGCCATAATTCTGTTACTGTAGCTTCTGTTGGAAGAAGAATATGTAATTCTACTTCCAGGCCTTGCTGCTGAAGCTCGGACATTAATGTTGGTTGTACCCAAAACACCTCCAAATGTTTGAGAAGAAGGAGTTAAGAAATTACTTAATTCCTGATTTCGTAAAACATCGTTTAAACCGCCCCAATTACTCCATTGTGGTCTTCCGTTATAGAGCTTGTTCATTTCTATGCCGTTTATAAGTAATTTTCCGTTTTCGGAGCCTAAACCACGAACTTTATAAAATGAAGAAGACCACTCAAATGCGGCGGTTTTTAAATAGACATCTCGTGATGATTGTAGTAAGCCAGAAATGTTATCTGCAGAACTTACATCATCATTTAACTCATCATCAGAAATTGTAATTGTGCTTAAATCTTCTGTTTCTAACACATCTAAATAAAGCAAAATTGTACCAAAATCTATTGTTTTTCCAGATAAATTGATAGGATATTTTTGAGTTTCGTATCCTTTTTTGGTTATTACCAATAAGTATTTTCCGTTGGGTAAATTTTGAAATAAAAAAACACCATTTGTAGTTTTTACTGTGTTTTCATTTACATGAACAAGAACATCTTGTAGCGGTTTTTCTGAATTATTATCTAAAATAATTCCTTTAACAGTGTTTTGGGCAGTTGCGCTTAAACATAAGGCACCCAAAAACACTGAGAACATAATTTTTCTCATAGTTTTTCTTTTTTATAGCGTTATAAATATAATGAAAAAATAATAATGTTTAGTTAATGTGCTTATTGCATGAAAGTTAAAATTGGTCTAAAATTTGTTTTACCTTTGTTATCCTAAATTGAAAAAATGAAAAAAATAATTTTCTTTTCTATTGTATTTTTAACAGTGTTTACCGGTTTTTCTCAAGAAAAGAAAGACAAAAAATACACTATTAGAACAGTTGCCTTTTACAATCTTGAAAACTTATTTGATACAGTAAATGACACTTTAAAGAATGATGAAGCAAGTCCGATAATGAAGATTAAAGGAGATAAAACAGCTGTTTATAAGGATAAATTAAACAAGTTGGCTTCTGTAATTGTACAATTGGGTAAAGAAAAATCAAATACAAGTCCTGCTATATTGGGTGTTGCTGAAGTTGAAAACAAACAAGTTTTAGAAGACTTAACAAAAACCGACTTCATAAAGGAAAAAGGATATGAAGTAATTCATTTTGATTCTCCTGATGAGAGAGGAATTGACGTAGCTTTATTATATCAATCAAAATATTTTAAGC of the Tenacibaculum todarodis genome contains:
- a CDS encoding DUF5689 domain-containing protein; the protein is MKTQKLYILLSILTITFTNCVKDDNFTNPEITITEQTEIAENAALNGSISKIQTDLIQEYNLNGSIIYTYRENDIPTYISGYVVSNSAAGNFYQTLIVQDKIENPTAGIEIMISSNTLSETYSFGQKVYIKLDGLSVSYDDGEFEADPNLFGATGSSNVPGKFSLGLIDHTGQVENIPSTTYRDYVVKSSIIEEINPTSIKLEEIEQKHINTLVTLENAQFEKSQLGKTFSNELNDTFDGFRTIFECESQATLFLQTSTFASFNSNTIPSGKGKATAILSKDYRAELFVLIASSPADLDFSNPDRCDPPVLECGTVNSNGTTTVYDENFDGISSTSALSSAGWTNININGGSNSYNVRTRSGNKYAEISAYNSGEDPMEVWLVTPSINLDASTDEILSFDTRTGYNNGAALSVWISSDFTGDVTTATWVQLDAELADGPSNDYQANNTNSGDLNISCLSGNVHVAFKYLGADGGVTTTFQIDNIKVTGN
- a CDS encoding nucleoside deaminase — protein: MIQPFDDTYFMKKAYQEAEVAFDKGEVPVGAIVVFKDQIIARAHNLTETLTDVTAHAEMQAFTAAADFLGGKYLKDCTLYVTLEPCQMCAGASYWTQIGKIVYGASEPERGFKILGTTLHPKTKVVSGILENECSQLLKRFFIEKRNLN
- a CDS encoding carboxypeptidase-like regulatory domain-containing protein, coding for MRKIMFSVFLGALCLSATAQNTVKGIILDNNSEKPLQDVLVHVNENTVKTTNGVFLFQNLPNGKYLLVITKKGYETQKYPINLSGKTIDFGTILLYLDVLETEDLSTITISDDELNDDVSSADNISGLLQSSRDVYLKTAAFEWSSSFYKVRGLGSENGKLLINGIEMNKLYNGRPQWSNWGGLNDVLRNQELSNFLTPSSQTFGGVLGTTNINVRASAARPGSRITYSSSNRSYSNRIMASYNSGVNKNGWAFTFSAGRRFGNEGFVDATSYNANSFFASVEKKINEKHSINFTGIYAQNKRGKSSPNTQEIFDLRGIKYNAYWGFQNGEKRNSRLKRIEEPILMLNHYWTISDKTTLNTNISYQFGEIGNSRLDYNGSTFDSNSVDGNGDPYILDLDGANPDPTYYQKLPSYGLREGFSNVYEMEQEFLNNGQINWNNLYTANANANSAYVLYEDRNDDKQITVNTIFNTELSDNITFNGAINFKQLKSENFASVLDLLGGNGYLDVDVFADSFSGKQNNLLNPLHIADVGDRFKYNFNLTSSVLNAFAQAQFKYNKLDYYVSGNVSQTTHQREGLFQNGGFSKNSLGKSAAQNFTNFGVKGGLTYKITGRHLIDFNTAFISKAPTLQNTFSNSRENNNVVDNLQSEKLLSVDASYILRTPIVQAKLTGFYAKTEDATEISFFFADGIGGDNTAFVQEILSDISKKRFGAELGVEAKVTPTITLKGAANFGQYTYDNNPNLYLTTENNEDSKSAGFINGRKDLGKSNLKNYKLAVGPQRAYSVGFDYRDPDYWFFGATANHLSNTFVDVAPLTRTSNFADDGGTPFNDYDETIARQLLQQEKFNDYTIVNAVGGKSWRIGDQKYIGFFASIGNIFDTKYKSGGFEQGRNANYRQLRDDKALDKQVFGNKYWYGRGTTYFLNVNYRF
- the dxs gene encoding 1-deoxy-D-xylulose-5-phosphate synthase, whose product is MKNLLNTISFPLDVRKLQPEQLPELARELRAFIIDIVATKEGHLGASLGVVELTIALHYLFNTPRDLLVWDVGHQAYGHKILTGRKDVFHTNRQLNGIAGFPNRSESEYDAFGVGHSSTSISATLGMAIASALKGEIKKQHIAVIGDASIASGMAFEALNHAGVSDANLLIILNDNAIGIDPSVGALKEYLTKVKTDKRLAVQNNIIKALNFDYSGPIDGHNFDELIAELTRLKSVKGPKFLHIITTKGKGLPQAEKDQVTYHAPGKFDKISGDVLPKAVSEFTKYQDVFGKTIVELAKQNDKIVGITPAMLTGSSLKLMLQEFPNRTFDVGIAEQHAVTLSAGMATQGLVPFCNVYSTFLQRAYDQIIHDVALQNLPVIFCLDRSGLVGQDGATHHGVFDIAYLRCIPNLIVFAPRNEIELRNILFTAQTGLKQPIAIRYPRGYGEIENWQLPFEEIEIGKGVCLKEGGNVAILSIGTIANSVSKALLKLDNSTESSHYDMRFIKPLDVKLLHTIFKNHKTILTVEDGTIKGGFGSGILEFASENNYSNTIKLLGVPDTFIEHGTVEELQEICGLDVQSIQEEIEGLLE